CGGGGCCGCCGGACAGGCGACGGAGATCACCGCGTCGGCACCCCCGGCCTCGGCGGCGCACACTACGCAAGCGGCCGCGCCCAGCGAAAACCCCATCAGGGCCACGCGGCGGTATCGCAGGGCGCGGGCCAGCCGCACCGCCGCCGCAACATCGCAGGCCACCGGGTCCAGCCCCAGGTCGTAGCGGCCCCCGCTCTCGCCGTGGCCGCGCAGGTCCAGCGCCAACACGTCACAGTCGCGGGCCAGGTATTCGCACGTTTCCACGATTTCGGGGGCGTTCTTGCTGCTGGTGAACCCGTGCGCCACGATGACCACATCCTCATGCCCTGAGGCGTAGAGATCTGCCGCCAGCGCGATTCCCTCGCCATTGTCAAAGCGCAGCCGCACGACCTCGCGCCTCGGCCGGACCCTGGGCCGAACCTTGCGGCGGACGACGACCGGCGCGCTGATGGCCAGGATGCCGCCAAGGAGCCACCATCCCAAGCCCGGCTTGATCGCCCCTCTACGCTGCCAAGTTCCCTCACGATGACTCATCGTCGCCTCCCGATGACATGTGTTTCCGACGGAGCCGAAGCAGCCGCCATGTGCCAACCTCTTGGAATCCGAGCCGCCTGTAGACGCTTCCGGCGCGCGGATTGTCGTAGAACAGGCAGGGCTGAAGCCTCTGGCGCAGCAGGTCGCGGCAAAGGGCGCGCATGCAGGCCGTGGCGTGCCCTCGGTTGCGCCATGCGGGCAGCGTGAACACGCCGCCGATCATGGCCATCTCGGGCGTCTCGGCGTTGGTGAGCGCCGCCGACACGATGCGGCCGCCGTCTTCCGCGACGAAGATCCGCCCGTGGGTCAGCACCCGCCGCAGGCTGACCTCGTCGCGCGACATCTCGCCCGCCTCGGCGTACAGCGCCGCCAGCCCGGGCAGGTCTGGCTCTGTGGCGCGGCGGGCTTGTTGCGCGTGGGGAGCCTCGCTCATCGCCTGCATTACGGCGAAGTGCGAACGGTGGTCTTCGGAAGCCTCATAGTTGCGGATGTGCTCCCAGAGGCGGCTGACAAGGCCGTACTCGCCCGTGATCGCCCTCGCGCCGGCAGGGTGCCGGTCAACCACCGCCGCCATCGCCGCGAAGTCCGCGTCGCCCGCGCCGGCAGGGTGCCGGTCAACCACCGCCGCCATCGCCGCGAAGTCCGCGTCGCCCGCGTCGTACAGCGCCCAGTTGGCGCGGTAGCGCATGAGCACGCCCGCCAGGCGGCCTTGAGCGTCGCACCCCCAATACTCCAAATCAGGCTCGCGTATGCCCATGGTCAGCAGGTTGCCGATGAGAAACAGGTTGTTGCGCGGGTCGCCACGGAGAACGGCAAGGAGTTCGGGCGTGTCCGTGGCGAAGAGTTTGCGGATGGGTCGCATCGCGTGCCTCACGGAACCGGTTTGACCGCACAGATTTTAGCACGCGGGCGCGGGTTTCGCCAATCGCGAGGGCGCGCACAACCCCGCCCATACGCCGAGGCACACAGGCGCGCTGGCTCCGTGTGCCTCGGCAGTCGGCTTGCGAATTGCTGGCGGCTGAATGCTGACCGTCGCCTACCAGCGATACCGCACGGTGTAGGTGATCTTCGCCTCGCCATCCTTGGGCACGTTCACGCGGAACTCCACGCTGCTGGAGTCCAGTTTCGTGTACTCCTGGCTCTTGGCCGTAATCTCCCACTCGCTCCAGCGGAACATGTGCTCCACGACCCGCACCTCCACCGCTTCGCTCTTGTGGTTGCGGACGCTGATCTCAAAACTCTCCTCTATGGTCCGCTCGCCCAGTTGCTTGAAGTCGGTCTGCTTGCGCTCGCCTACGATGTCAAAGGCATCGCCCAGGTACAGGCGCACGCGCTCGTCCTTGGGCGTGTGGTCAATCTCGTCCTCGCCCACGAACTCCGTTCCGCCGCCGGTGTCCTCCTTGTACACGCGGACCCGGCCCTTGGGCAGTGGGACGCCCAGTCCGCCGGCCTGGGAGTTCTTGAACTCCACCAGCACCATGACCTTCTTGTTGCTGGTGGGGCCGTAGGTTGGGTCGGTGATCGGCCCGTAGTAGCGCCAGGAGCCTCCGCCCAGGCCGTCGTACACGAAGATCTTCTCGGCCTTCACGCCCTCGGCGCTCACAAACTCAATCTGCTTGGTCTGCTGCTCCTTCACCGTAACGGGCCGCTGTACCTCGTACAGGTGGTACTCAAAGAACTGGCGTTCGGCCACCTGTTCGGCGGTCGGCGCGGGCGCACCCTTGCGCGCCAGATCGTAAACCATCAGTTCCTGGGCAGGCTGCACGCGATGGATGTCGCCAGCGATGAGTTTCAGCCGCGCGTCCTTGTACGTGGCCCCGCTGCGGTTGTCCACGGTAACCCAGCCGTTCAGGCCCAGAGAGGCGTCGTCGGGAGCCAGGACCACCACGTAGTCGGCCGACCACGTGATGCCGCTCGTCAGGTACGTAACTTCCACATCATGCGCGCCGGCCTTGGCGGCCTCCAACTGCCACAGCAGCGAGGGCTTCGTGATGAGCCCTTCCGGTAGGGCGGGGAATTGGAATTCGCGCACCTGGCTCGCCTTGACGACGGTTACCTTGCCGTCGGTGGCCTGAAGGATGATGTCATCGGCGCCGCTGAGCAACTTGCCCGTGTACACACTGCCGTCGTCGGTAACCAGCGTGATCTGCTGGTCCACGTACTTGCGCAGGAGTTTGGCCGACCCGACCACGTCGTACTC
This genomic window from Chloroflexota bacterium contains:
- a CDS encoding alpha/beta hydrolase, whose amino-acid sequence is MSHREGTWQRRGAIKPGLGWWLLGGILAISAPVVVRRKVRPRVRPRREVVRLRFDNGEGIALAADLYASGHEDVVIVAHGFTSSKNAPEIVETCEYLARDCDVLALDLRGHGESGGRYDLGLDPVACDVAAAVRLARALRYRRVALMGFSLGAAACVVCAAEAGGADAVISVACPAAPLSNSRWARFSVPLWRGWARLMGTRVSTGGTWSRFPADVVGQVSAPILIVHNGDDALIPKEISEAFFAAAREPKDYLFLPNTPHAQVSREGLNAIAEYLARHLPQPAPRTA
- a CDS encoding GNAT family N-acetyltransferase, with product MRPIRKLFATDTPELLAVLRGDPRNNLFLIGNLLTMGIREPDLEYWGCDAQGRLAGVLMRYRANWALYDAGDADFAAMAAVVDRHPAGAGDADFAAMAAVVDRHPAGARAITGEYGLVSRLWEHIRNYEASEDHRSHFAVMQAMSEAPHAQQARRATEPDLPGLAALYAEAGEMSRDEVSLRRVLTHGRIFVAEDGGRIVSAALTNAETPEMAMIGGVFTLPAWRNRGHATACMRALCRDLLRQRLQPCLFYDNPRAGSVYRRLGFQEVGTWRLLRLRRKHMSSGGDDESS
- a CDS encoding DUF4139 domain-containing protein: MRYARWFRILGAVAALALAACSAGSNLAASLSPTPAHAESPGVELTVYNSDLGLVKEHRQMTLEKGLNFVRFSDVAAGIDPTSVHFRSLTDPEGTAVLEQNYEYDVVGSAKLLRKYVDQQITLVTDDGSVYTGKLLSGADDIILQATDGKVTVVKASQVREFQFPALPEGLITKPSLLWQLEAAKAGAHDVEVTYLTSGITWSADYVVVLAPDDASLGLNGWVTVDNRSGATYKDARLKLIAGDIHRVQPAQELMVYDLARKGAPAPTAEQVAERQFFEYHLYEVQRPVTVKEQQTKQIEFVSAEGVKAEKIFVYDGLGGGSWRYYGPITDPTYGPTSNKKVMVLVEFKNSQAGGLGVPLPKGRVRVYKEDTGGGTEFVGEDEIDHTPKDERVRLYLGDAFDIVGERKQTDFKQLGERTIEESFEISVRNHKSEAVEVRVVEHMFRWSEWEITAKSQEYTKLDSSSVEFRVNVPKDGEAKITYTVRYRW